One genomic segment of Capricornis sumatraensis isolate serow.1 chromosome 6, serow.2, whole genome shotgun sequence includes these proteins:
- the LOC138081056 gene encoding L-threonine 3-dehydrogenase, mitochondrial, with amino-acid sequence MPVVRMLRQVACWMLQSPACGCRASVLPSRLLGTSPRQIPVDANFHSTSFSEADQQRVLITGGLGQLGVGLASFLRKRFGKDNVILSDIRKPPEHVFLSGPFIYSDILDYKNLREIVVNNRITWLFHYSALLSAVGEANVSLARAVNITGLHNVLDVAAEHGLRLFVPSTIGAFGPTSPRNPTPDLCIQRPRTIYGVSKVHAELMGEYYYYRYGLDFRCLRYPGIISADSQPGGGTTDYAVQIFHEAVKNGRFECNLKPDTRLPMMYIDDCLRATLEVMEAPAESLSMRTYNISAMSFTPAELAQEVLKHIPELQVAYNVDPVRQAIADSWPMNFDDSNARKDWGWKHDFDLPELVTTMLNFHGSESRVAQAN; translated from the exons ATGCCAGTTGTTCGGATGTTGCGGCAGGTTGCCTGCTGGATGCTGCAGAGCCCAGCCTGCGGCTGCCGGGCTTCTGTCCTACCCAGTCGGCTTCTGGGCACCTCTCCTCGGCAGATTCCAGTGGATGCCAACTTCCACTCCACTTCATTCTCGGAAGCAGACCAGCAGCGTGTCTTAATTacag gGGGTCTTGGCCAGCTTGGAGTGGGTCTTGCTAGCTTTCTGAG GAAACGATTCGGGAAGGACAATGTGATTCTGTCTGACATTCGGAAGCCCCCAGAACACGTCTTCCTTAGTG GCCCGTTTATTTATTCCGACATCCTGGATTACAAGAATCTTCGGGAGATTGTGGTGAACAACCGCATCACCTGGCTGTTTCATTATAGCGCCCTGCTCAGCGCAGTGGGGGAAGCAAACGTGTCCCTGGCCAGAGCCGTGAACATCACTG GACTGCACAATGTCCTGGACGTTGCCGCAGAGCATGGTCTGCGATTGTTTGTGCCAAGCACCATCGGGGCGTTCGGACCTACTTCTCCACGGAACCCAACCCCTGACCTCTGCATCCAGAGACCCAGGACCATCTATGGGGTGTCCAAGGTCCACGCTGAGCTTATGGGCGAG TATTATTACTACCGGTATGGATTAGATTTCCGATGCCTGAGATATCCCGGAATCATTTCTGCTGACTCCCAGCCTGGAGGAGGAACAACTG ACTATGCGGTCCAGATTTTCCATGAAGCTGTCAAGAATGGCAGATTTGAGTGCAACCTGAAACCCGACACGAGGCTCCCAATGATGTACATTGACGACTGCCTCAGGGCCACCCTGGAGGTCATGGAGGCCCCAGCAGAGTCCCTGTCCATGAGAACCTACAACATCAGCGCCATGAGCTTCACCCCCGCGGAGCTGGCCCAGGAGGTGCTCAAGCATATCCCAGAGCTCCAGGTCGCCTACAACGTGGATCCTGTCCGACAGGCCATAG CGGATAGCTGGCCAATGAACTTTGATGATAGCAACGCTCGGAAGGACTGGGGATGGAAGCACGATTTTGACCTCCCGGAGCTGGTGACAACGATGTTGAACTTCCACGGTTCTGAGAGCAGAGTTGCCCAGGCTAACTGA